The segment GTCCGCTGCACGGCGGTGATGATCGATAACGATGCGTCGTTCAGAAATTTCAAGAGCCTCTTGAGCTGCTACCATTTCTTGGCGATGTGTATCACATACAATAGTGAGCGTATTAGCGTCTACCCAAGCTTTTGCCGCTTCAGGGGTGATGATATGTTCTGTCCAGAACTCATCTTCTTTCAGAACAGTTACCATTTTATCAATGGCGCTCGTTTCCTTTGAAAGTACGATGCGTAATTCTTTACCCAAGGTACGCGCAATAGCTACAACACCGACAATGCCACCTAACGCATCATAGTCTTCACGCTTATGACCCATCACAAGGATTTTATCGGAATCAAGCATAAGCTCATGTAAAGCTTGCGATACAACACGAGCACGAACACGGGTATTCTTCTCAACACCAGCTGTATTGCCTCCAAAGAAGCGGGTACTTTCACCATCCATAATACACACTTGGTCACCACCGCGACCTAATGCAATATCTAGAGCAGCACGAGCACGACTAGAAACCTCTTTTACAGAGCCTACGTTCTCGCTAATCCCGATAGAAATTGTGGCAGGCACTTGGCGCGGAGAAGGCAATTTACGGATTTTCTCAAGGATTTTAAACCCATCTTCCTCCATCGCATGAAGCGCACCACGAGAAATAGCAAAGGTATACATATCATCTTGGAAGTTACGAATGAAACCTTCTTGTCTATCAATTTCATCCATAATAATGTTATTAATATCTGCCCAAACGCTAGTGTACTCACGGTCACTAAGACCCTTTGTCAATTCTTCAAGATTATCGATTTGAATCATGCCCCACACAGGCTGATCTTCTTCCGCTTTAATACGCGCCTTTTCTAAGTCTGTAATATTCTTAAAGTAAAGCGCCATCACTGCATGGTCAGCCAGTTCATCTTCACTATGAAGCTCTGGACGTGTATCACGAGGATCAATGAATTTGTAAATAATTTGAAAATACTTGTCTTCGTACTGCTCCGTCATAAATCCAGATTTTCCCCAGATTTTATCAATACGGAAGCCAGGCATAAGAGCAGACATTTTTTGAAGTTTATTCCAATCTACCTTAACCCAGTCTGCAAAGACACTATTATTCCATACGAGGGTACCTTGTTTATTAACAAGAGCAATGCCCATTGGCAAGTTTTGTAAAGCAAAGTTCGAAGCTTGTGTGACGTTTTTCATCATCGCCCCAAACTGTTCCCTTGCTAAACGACGCCGATTATGAAGGGTGTTATAATTAACCAAATACGCCGCTACCACGATAATTAAAGCTAGAATTGCAATGGCCCAATTTAGATAGGCCAACAATAATAACAATAATACGATAACGGTAATAATGGTAACTTCTAAACCTTCCCATTTCCGTTGAAAGGATTTCATAACGGCCTCCTTTCTATTACAAGCTACGTTTTTGGAAACGTGCTCGCATATCTAAAAACATATCTAAAATACCATATATAACGAGTGCCATTGGACTCATCACATACAGGAAGCCTACAATAGCAAACTTAAAGATGCCTGCCAAGTTATAAGACTTCATAATGGATAGCAAACATGTAATGCCATTTAGACCACATATCATGCCACCAAATAAGGCAATATTCAGGCCTATATCTGAAAGAATACCATTGGCATAGCCCAAGTACTGACCGCCATAAGCAAGGATAATACCTATTGCTAATGTACCAGCACCCCAAATCGGCATTCGCCACGTATCCATTGTTGGCAACGTACGCATAACACTATTTGTACGACGACCAATATAAGATACAAGCTTCGCTGAAATATAGGTTACGACTACATTGGCTGCAAACCAGTAAGCTAAGAGCATACGTTTTGCTTGGTCAAACGCCAAATCTAAACGATTGATATACTCGTTCATTTGCTCTTGTGTCATAGGTTGCTGTTTTACAGATTCAATAATAGCATTCTTAAGGTCTACATCAATCATATGATTAACTTGAGATAAATCAAAAGATGTAAGTCCAGCAGACACTAAAATTCCTATAAGGCTCGTTAACGTAAGTGCAATGGCTGGTATAACGATGAGCTTACCAAAGGACCAATTTGATCTAAAAGCTTCACCGAGGAAAATACTTGGCAAGGAATATGCCAAGATAGTAGCCATTGCCATTAATGGGCCCACTAACAAGGAGACAAGAACGAATGCCACTGCTGATGCGGCACAGCTATATCGGCTGCCCCACCGGATACCAATGAGTGCAATCCCAGCAGGTGCAACCAAGGTTGCTAGCAAACTGAGGATAGGAACCGTAGAACCTACTATGGTTAACATAACAACGATGGCCGATACAAATGCAGTCTCTACCATCGCTCTAGTATTTGTTTGTTTCATAAATCTCCATTCTATATAAGAAGATAGATTAATTGGTATCTTTTAATTATAACAGTTTAAAAAGGTAACTTCAAACAGTCCAATTTCAATAAAAATCACAAAAAAATACTTTAATTATTATGTTAAAATAATAAAAACAAATCATTCTTACTAGGAGGAGGATAGAAATGAAAAAAATTGCTATATTGTTACTATTAACTATTATATTTCTACCATTTACAAGTAATGCAATCTCATTAAATATTTTAAAATCTCATCCAGAATTATATACACCTATTCCAACAAAACAAAACATGTCAATATATTATGAACCAAGCCAAACTAAGGTTATTCAATATAATCCTCCATACTATACAATTGAAACTACCTCTTATTATGTAGCTTATCAATACAATACAATTGCCGAGGTTACAACCTATTATAATTATGACTGGAACAACAGTATAGAAAACCTTATTCGTGAAGCTGCTATAGAAGTGCTTAATGAAAAACCTTCTAAAGATTACGAGTATTTTGAAACTGCATCTAGAAAAAAATTAGCTGAAAAGCTATTTAATAACTCTGGTATCACAAAAGTTGGTGGGACTACAACTTATTGGGCATTGAATGGGGATTATCTTAATCAAGAACAAAATGATAATATTCCTACAGAAGTAAAAATTGGCAGTCCCGCCTCATCTGTTGCAAATTTTGCATTCAAGCAAGTATATAATAAACCCTTTACATTAGATATAAAATAAAAATAGGAGTCTCCTCAAAAGAGGCTCCTATTTTCTATATTTGAATATGTAACTCCCTAAGCATCTCAAATACATTTATATATTGCACATGTAAAAAGTTGCAAATATCAGGGATTTTGACTTTTTTGGATCCAGGAGCCAATATCTCATGCGTTACAACCACACAATTATTTACATATGCGTATGCAATAATCCAAGGATCGGCCTTAGATAAAAAATGAGCCTTCTCCGAGTCTTTGTATTGAGTATTCTCTGCAACATAATTAGAAATCCTAGCAAAAACCTGTTGAATTTCAGCAGAGTCCGATGCGTATGCATGAACAGTGTAATTATCCTGAAACCATGATGATAATTCATCATGTCCAGCCATAATTTCATCTTCAATCGGCTTAATAGTTAGAATATTTTCTGGACTATTCTCTATTAATTTATTCCAAAATGATGGGACTATATCAAATCCATAATAGCGGTTCTTAGCATCAATAAAAGTATTACTATCAAGTACATACATAGATTTATTCTCCTAAAAGCCATATTCATTTACATATTTAGAAAAAGTATTGCCTCGTAAACCTAATAATTCATAAGCTTCTCTATACGCTAAAGATCCTGCCCTAGCGGCTTGAACAACGGTACGGCTAAAAGACTCTCCTAAACGAGTATGAGCTGTAGCATAGAAATTTCCACCACCTTGAGTCCTACGTTCAGGCATATTTTGCAGCTGTTGCTCAAACCCTTCCACCAAAACTTCATATTGCTCACGATCTATATAACTATGTGTTAATGCAACTCGATATATAACATACTGACTAACCTTAAAATATCTCGAAATTTGTTCATACGCTTGTGGAGATTCACTCCATCTAGAATGAAATAAAGACTCTGGAACAAGGAACTCTGCAGCAAATCGATTGCAATAAGGTTCAGAGTTACCGTCGCTAACCCCCTCTTCACCTAATAAAACATGACAAAACTCATGAATTATTGTAAATAGTTTCCCATTACTCGAATCTCTGCCATTTATAAAAATAATAGGTGCATAAGAGTCAAGTAATGTAAACCCTCTAAACTCACTAACTAACAACTTACGGTTATTATTGGAGCCCACAACACCATTAACAAAAACAGTAATTCC is part of the Veillonella nakazawae genome and harbors:
- a CDS encoding DHH family phosphoesterase; translation: MKSFQRKWEGLEVTIITVIVLLLLLLAYLNWAIAILALIIVVAAYLVNYNTLHNRRRLAREQFGAMMKNVTQASNFALQNLPMGIALVNKQGTLVWNNSVFADWVKVDWNKLQKMSALMPGFRIDKIWGKSGFMTEQYEDKYFQIIYKFIDPRDTRPELHSEDELADHAVMALYFKNITDLEKARIKAEEDQPVWGMIQIDNLEELTKGLSDREYTSVWADINNIIMDEIDRQEGFIRNFQDDMYTFAISRGALHAMEEDGFKILEKIRKLPSPRQVPATISIGISENVGSVKEVSSRARAALDIALGRGGDQVCIMDGESTRFFGGNTAGVEKNTRVRARVVSQALHELMLDSDKILVMGHKREDYDALGGIVGVVAIARTLGKELRIVLSKETSAIDKMVTVLKEDEFWTEHIITPEAAKAWVDANTLTIVCDTHRQEMVAAQEALEISERRIVIDHHRRAADFVENPLLTYLEPTASSTSELVTELVQYAGGGVKLSKAEATGIYAGIVLDTKNFVQQTGARTFEAAAFLRRAGADIERVKQLFIETFDSVQLRAKMVFEANRTEGIAISVAPEGLKDMMALAAQSADMLISNEDIEAAFVLYSLNDGGIGVSARSKGKVNVQVVMEALGGGGHRTVAGAQLQGMTIEEAKKAILDHALEALHSAEKEEEEQ
- a CDS encoding DUF2232 domain-containing protein — encoded protein: MKQTNTRAMVETAFVSAIVVMLTIVGSTVPILSLLATLVAPAGIALIGIRWGSRYSCAASAVAFVLVSLLVGPLMAMATILAYSLPSIFLGEAFRSNWSFGKLIVIPAIALTLTSLIGILVSAGLTSFDLSQVNHMIDVDLKNAIIESVKQQPMTQEQMNEYINRLDLAFDQAKRMLLAYWFAANVVVTYISAKLVSYIGRRTNSVMRTLPTMDTWRMPIWGAGTLAIGIILAYGGQYLGYANGILSDIGLNIALFGGMICGLNGITCLLSIMKSYNLAGIFKFAIVGFLYVMSPMALVIYGILDMFLDMRARFQKRSL
- a CDS encoding DUF4411 family protein, whose product is MYVLDSNTFIDAKNRYYGFDIVPSFWNKLIENSPENILTIKPIEDEIMAGHDELSSWFQDNYTVHAYASDSAEIQQVFARISNYVAENTQYKDSEKAHFLSKADPWIIAYAYVNNCVVVTHEILAPGSKKVKIPDICNFLHVQYINVFEMLRELHIQI
- a CDS encoding ImmA/IrrE family metallo-endopeptidase → MANRFPVSREILNWLPKYSGKGYEAFYTRFPKYDEWVAGTLSPTFNQITDLAAFSNVPLGYMYLQAPPNIAEKEIADFRRVNGVEDSTPYSSELRDTIYDMQIRQDWLSEYRKFNLAMDQIPYIGAFSQDLNVKQLVKKAYSLLGIKKGWQIREADPFAYIRSRLEAIGITVFVNGVVGSNNNRKLLVSEFRGFTLLDSYAPIIFINGRDSSNGKLFTIIHEFCHVLLGEEGVSDGNSEPYCNRFAAEFLVPESLFHSRWSESPQAYEQISRYFKVSQYVIYRVALTHSYIDREQYEVLVEGFEQQLQNMPERRTQGGGNFYATAHTRLGESFSRTVVQAARAGSLAYREAYELLGLRGNTFSKYVNEYGF